A window of the Alnus glutinosa chromosome 4, dhAlnGlut1.1, whole genome shotgun sequence genome harbors these coding sequences:
- the LOC133866982 gene encoding transcription factor WER-like: MDPLSSRFTNKDANRGAWTAEEDKKLAQVIEIHGPKRWKKVAVKAGLNRCGKSCRLRWMNYLRPNIKRGNISDQEEDLILRLHKLLGNRWSLIAGRLPGRTDNEIKNYWNSHLSKKKKEKGRQNRGCIVQSQPEEAKAMEMDNIVNKSEEGTSNSKVEENSKASFNEGDFCYSSIEGPLDLEWMGKFLEMDESWFEFLYDK; the protein is encoded by the exons ATGGATCCTTTGAGCAGTCGTTTCACCAACAAAGATGCTAACAGAGGAGCATGGACAGCTGAAGAGGACAAAAAACTGGCACAAGTCATTGAAATCCATGGACCAAAGAGATGGAAGAAAGTTGCAGTTAAAGCAg GTCTAAATCGATGTGGGAAGAGTTGCAGGTTGAGATGGATGAATTATCTTAGACCCAATATTAAGAGGGGAAATATATCTGACCAAGAAGAGGACTTAATACTTAGGCTTCATAAACTCCTAGGAAACAG GTGGTCTTTGATTGCTGGAAGACTACCAGGTCGAACTGATAATgagataaaaaattattggaatTCTCATTTgagcaagaagaagaaggagaaggggAGACAAAATAGAGGTTGCATAGTACAGTCTCAGCCTGAAGAAGCAAAGGCAATGGAGATGGACAATATAGTCAATAAAAGTGAAGAAGGTACCTCCAACTCCAAGGTAGAAGAGAACTCAAAGGCCAGCTTCAACGAGGGTGACTTCTGTTATAGCTCCATTGAGGGACCTCTAGATCTGGAGTGGATGGGCAAATTCCTTGAAATGGACGAAAGTTGGTTTGAGTTTTTATATGATAAGTGA
- the LOC133866981 gene encoding cytochrome P450 CYP72A616-like, giving the protein MEDYVLKMNLAIPSALLILCAVIRVVYIIWWRPKSLEKELRQQGIRGTSYKLLHGDMKEMKKSTIEALSKPMTTLNHKIAPRVLPFFHEVFQKYGKVSLGWMETRPRLVIADPELIRLILTDKNGDFVSPPLNPLVNILQQGVSTLEGEHWAKRRRLITPAFHLEKLKRMVPAFSTSCSGLIDRWKKTIGPVGSSEIEVASEFQNLAGDVIARTAFGSSYEEGKMIFELQKEQGALVLEAYTNIYIPGFRFLPTKKNKRRYSIDNEIKSILRNMIGTKEQAMRNGEFGDNDLLGLLLQCKEQSDSGMTMDDVIEECKLFYFAGQETTASLLTWTMIVLSMHPDWQQKARDEVLHISAKRPLDFEAINQLKIVSMILYEVLRLYPPLTCLYRHTRRRTNVGGLSIPTGVDLALPILFLHDDPDYWGEDVETFNPERFSEGVRKALKDQNAFYPFGWGPRICLGQTFTMIEAKMALAMILRDFSFQLSPSYTHAPRTLISVQPQYGAPIMVHRI; this is encoded by the exons ATGGAAGATTACGTTTTGAAAATGAATCTAGCAATCCCGTCTGCTTTGCTAATTCTCTGCGCTGTTATCAGAGTTGTTTATATCATTTGGTGGAGACCCAAAAGCCTCGAGAAGGAATTGAGGCAGCAGGGAATCAGAGGCACTTCTTACAAGCTTTTGCATGGTGACATGAAAGAGATGAAGAAGTCCACCATTGAAGCATTGTCCAAACCGATGACGACCCTAAACCACAAGATCGCACCACGTGTCCTACCATTCTTTCATGAAGTGTTTCAAAAATATG GAAAAGTTTCTCTGGGTTGGATGGAAACAAGGCCAAGACTAGTAATCGCGGACCCAGAGTTAATCAGGCTGATATTAACAGATAAGAATGGTGACTTCGTAAGCCCGCCACTGAACCCTCTAGTGAATATCCTACAACAGGGAGTGTCGACCTTGGAAGGAGAACACTGGGCAAAGCGCAGAAGGCTCATCACGCCTGCTTTCCACCTTGAGAAGCTGAAG AGAATGGTGCCAGCATTTTCAACAAGCTGTTCTGGCCTGATTGACCGATGGAAGAAAACGATTGGTCCTGTAGGATCGAGTGAAATAGAAGTAGCATCGGAATTCCAAAATCTTGCCGGCGATGTTATTGCTCGAACAGCCTTTGGAAGCAGCTACGAAGAGggaaaaatgatatttgaactTCAAAAAGAGCAAGGTGCATTGGTGCTTGAAGCCTATACCAACATTTACATCCCAGGTTTCAG ATTCCTACCCACTAAGAAGAACAAAAGGAGATATAGTATAGATAACGAGATCAAATCAATATTACGGAATATGATCGGCACGAAAGAGCAGGCCATGCGAAACGGAGAGTTTGGCGACAACGATTTACTGGGCCTACTATTGCAATGCAAGGAACAATCTGATAGTGGTATGACAATGGATGATGTAATAGAGGAGTGCAAGCTGTTCTACTTCGCCGGCCAAGAGACCACCGCCAGCTTGCTCACATGGACGATGATTGTTTTGTCTATGCATCCCGATTGGCAACAAAAGGCAAGAGACGAAGTGCTTCACATCTCTGCCAAGAGACCACTTGATTTCGAAGCTATTAATCAACTCAAGATT GTATCAATGATATTGTATGAAGTGTTGCGTTTATACCCACCTCTGACATGTCTGTACCGACATACTCGGCGAAGAACCAATGTAGGAGGCCTATCCATTCCGACCGGGGTTGACTTGGCGTTGCCGATATTGTTCCTACATGATGATCCAGATTATTGGGGCGAAGATGTTGAGACATTCAATCCTGAGAGATTTTCTGAAGGAGTTCGGAAAGCTTTAAAGGATCAAAATGCGTTCTATCCCTTTGGTTGGGGGCCTAGAATATGTCTTGGCCAAACTTTCACCATGATTGAAGCAAAGATGGCTCTCGCAATGATTCTTCGGGATTTTTCCTTTCAACTCTCGCCGTCTTATACTCATGCTCCTCGTACTCTCATTAGTGTTCAGCCACAATATGGAGCCCCAATCATGGTGCACCGAATCTAA